Part of the Bacillus sp. THAF10 genome is shown below.
GTTTCGGCTAGCCTTTTCGATTTTGGACTTTATTTTTTCCACAATGCAAGACAGCTTTTGCAAAATGACAGTGGACCATATTTTTATCTTCCAAAGCTCGAATGTCATGAAGAAGCGAGGCTCTGGAATGATGTGTTTGTATATGCGCAAAATGAACTTGGCATCGGACAGGGAAGCATCAAAGCAACGGTACTTATCGAAACCATAACCGCAGCGTTTGAGATGGAGGAAATCCTCTATGAGTTAAAGGAGCATGCGGCGGGCCTTAACTGTGGACGTTGGGATTATATTTTTAGCTATATTAAAAAATTCCGTAACAATCCTTCGTTTCTTTTACCAGAGAGAACGCAAGTGACGATGACAGTACCATTTATGAGAGCCTATACACAGCTTGTCATTAAAACATGTCATAAGCGTGGCGCGTTCGCCATTGGTGGAATGGCTGCACAAATTCCTGTGAAAAATGATGCGCAAGCAAATAAAGTAGCGTTTGGGAAAGTGCGTGAGGATAAGCTACGGGAAGTAAAAGATGGACATGATGGAACTTGGGTCGCTCATCCTTCCTTAGTTCCCGTTGCGTTAGACGTCTTTAATGAGTTCATGGAGGGAAAGAACCAGCTTCATAGATTGCGAGATGATGTTGTTGTTGATGCAGAAGCGCTTGTTCAACTACCAGAGGGTACGATTACAGAGGAAGGATTAAGGAAAAACATCCATGTTGGCATGGAGTACATCGCAGCCTGGTTAGATGGTAGTGGTGCGGTTCCTATATTTCATCTTATGGAGGACGCAGCTACTGCTGAAATCTCAAGAACTCAAGTATGGCAATGGGTGCGGCATAAAGATGCACAGCTTGAGGATGGCATTCCTATTACCCTAGATCTTGTAAAAGGCTATATTCAACAAGAAAAACAAGCAATTTTAGAAAAAGGGAAGCAGGGGCGATTTAAAGAAGGAACCCTTGATAAGGCAGTCGTGTTGTTTGAGGAACTAATCGACAATGACGAGTTTGTTGAATTTTTAACACTTCCGGCATACGAGTTGCTAGAAGATTAATAGATAACCAAACATTTAAAGGAGGAAGAGAAGATGAACAGAGAAGAACGAATTGCAAAATTAGAAGAAAATTGGGCGATGGATCAGCGTTGGAATGGAGTGGAGCGTCCCTATTCGGCGGAAGAGGTTATCAGGTTACGAGGAAGCATTGACATCGAACATACCTTGGCCAAAAGAGGTGCAAATAAGCTGTGGGACCTCCTACATCAACAGGATTATGTTCATGCACTGGGAGCTTTAACAGGGAACCAAGCGATTCAACAGGTAAAAGCGGGGTTAAAAGCAATTTACTTAAGCGGCTGGCAGGTTGCTGCAGATGCCAATCTATCTGGACATATGTATCCCGATCAAAGTCTCTATCCTGCTAACAGTGTGCCACATGTTGTTAAACGGATCAATCAAGCGCTTCAAAGGGCTGATCAAATTCAGCATATGGAAGGGAAAGAGGATGTTGATTATTTTGCGCCAATAGTGGCAGATGCAGAGGCAGGGTTTGGCGGGCAATTAAATGTGTTTGAATTAATGAAAGGAATGATTGAATCTGGTGCATCTGGTGTGCATTTTGAAGATCAATTATCCTCAGAGAAAAAATGCGGACATTTAGGTGGGAAAGTGTTACTACCTACACAAACGGCAGTGAAGAATTTAGTTTCTGCAAGGTTAGCAGCAGATGTCATGGGAACACCGACTGTATTAATTGCTAGAACAGATGCGGATGCGGCAGACTTGATTACAAGTGATATTGATTTTAATGATCAACAATTTTTAACAGGAGAGCGCACGGCTGAAGGGTTTTACCGTACACGAGCTGGCATTGATCAAGCAATTGCAAGGGGTCTAGCGTATGCGCCTTATGCTGATTTAATTTGGTGTGAAACTTCAGAACCGAACCTTGAGCAGGCGAGAGCCTTTGCAGAGGCGATTCATGAAAAATTCCCTGGAAAGCTGTTAGCTTATAATTGTTCGCCATCCTTTAATTGGAAGGCAAAGCTTGATGATGCGACCATTGAGACCTTCCAACAGCAGATTGCTCAATTCGGCTATAAGTTCCAGTTCGTGACACTTGCTGGGTTCCATGCATTAAACCATGGCATGTTCGAGCTTGCAAGAGGGTATCGTGATAGAGGGATGGGAGCATATTCTGAGCTTCAACAAGCAGAGTTTAATAGTGAGCAGCATGGATACACAGCTACACGTCATCAGCGTGAGGTTGGTACAGGATACTTTGATGAAGTTGCAAAGCTAGTATCTGGTGGAACTTCTTCCACTACTGCCTTAAAGGGATCAACAGAGGATGAGCAATTTTATCAAAAAAGCTGATAAATAGAAGAAGAGAAGAGCCATCGTAGCTCTTCTCTTTTTTGTTGAAAATTTTCTAAGCGCCCCATTCTGCCATAAATTTTTTATACCTAATGGAGAGGTGTTGAAATAATACCGCATCGTTTGAATCAAGGGCGTCATCAATTTTTCTTTGCAACAGGTTTTTTTGATAGTGAAAATAAGACTCATCAATGATCATCTGAACGTACACATTCATCATATAGGCTTCAACGGACACTTTTTTGTTCATCTTACGGGATTTCATTAATTCCGTATAAGACTTCTCATTTTTCATGAGCTCCCACCTCGAGTCTTTTTAATAGTATATTGAGGATTGGGATAAAAATCAACAAATATTTAAAATATTTAAAATATTACAAAACTCTTTACAAGCCTACAAAGTTTTGGGAGAATATACATAAATAGACAAATATTTGGTTATTTTGTCACCATTGTGACAGCGAGCCAAGGGAGGATGGGTGATTAATTTGAAGAATTTTCGAGCTGAGTATGAAATCAATGAATTTACGATGGTGATTTTTCCATTTGAATGGGAGGGGAAACTGTTTGCTAAAGTCTTAGAAGAAGAGCAGGAGATATATGTTTCGCTTTCCCCAATAAAGATTATTGAAAATAGTTGTAAGTTTTATTGTTCAAGTTTTGAAGGAAGAAAGCAGGGAACAAAAACCGTTTCTGGATATACACATAAGCCCCCTATTGTGATCGATCAAATGAATGACATCTTCTTTTTTCCTACAGCATCACCTACAAATGAGAATTGTATCTGGGTCTCTCTCCATTATGCCTATGAATACAACTCCACTCCTTCAGCCAACACACATGTCACTTTCCCAAATAACACTTCTGTTGAAATTCCTGTTTCCAAAACCTCCTTTGAAACTCAAGTATACCGTACATCTGTTGTGCGATCGAAGCTGCAGCAGCGTGTAAGCAGGAAACGTCACTCTATGAATCAAAGCCTTGTTGGCGCACCACGATTTGTGTATCGTGCCAGAAGGTAGAGGAAGACTGATTTTAAGCACCTATCCAATTCGGAGGGCGTTTCATTTTTTAGGTATATCTTTCCTCATTTGAATTACGCTAATAAAAACAAGCAGGAGGAAAGCATATGGATTTGATAGTTGATGTATTAAAGGTGCTTTTTCGGGTTGGAACCATTCTGCCTATTATGCTTTTGGTGACATTATTTATGGGAAAACGATCAATCGGGGAACTTCCGGTTTTTGACTTTTTGGTCATTCTGACACTTGGATCTGTGGTAGGTGCAGATATCGCAGAGCCAAGTGTGAATCATCTGCCGACGGTTGCAGCAGTCATAGCCATTGCGTTACTACAAAAGCTGATTGCGTGGTGGAAAATAAAAAATCATCGTGTTGGAAGATTTTTATCCTTTGAACCTACCATGGTGATGTATGACGGGCAATTTCATCTTCAGAATATGAAAAAAATCAGCTATTCCATTGATAATATTTTGCAAATGCTCAGAGAAAAGGGAATTTTTCGGGCTGAAGATGTTCACTTTGCTCTCGTTGAAGCCAATGGTGAGCTGTCTGTTCAATTAAAACCAGGAAAAGACACGGTGAAGCTGGAGGATTTCAAGCTTCCTCCTACAAAAACGGCTTTAGAGATTGCAGTTATTATTGATGGAAGAATTCAGAAGGAAGCCTTAACTTTTTTAAAGCTGTCAGAAGCATGGCTAAAGGAAGAATTATTACGTCAGGACATTATCCATGAGAAAGACGTATTCTACGCAGGGGTGAATGAAAACAATCAACTTCATGTCTCCTTACGAACACAAGCCACGGAGGTGACCTTGCCTATTTTTCATTAGCAATCTGTTTTTCGTCGTGTAAGATGTATTTCATTAATAGCTCGTTCACCTTATTTCTGATTCTAGGATTAAAATAGTTATGATGTTCTTCGTAGCCGTTAAAAAGAAAGGCGTACATGGTAAAGGACTCATCCTGTTTTAACTTATGCAACTTCATTTGTTGCTTTTTCATGTCTGCTTTGATTTGTTTCAATTGCAGCTGAATGTTGCGCATTGCTCCATCTATTAGCGTCAAATAGGGCTCTTTCAATTTTATATTGCTTTGTTTAATAATGCTGGTGTCTCTTTCTAGCACA
Proteins encoded:
- a CDS encoding IDEAL domain-containing protein, which gives rise to MKNEKSYTELMKSRKMNKKVSVEAYMMNVYVQMIIDESYFHYQKNLLQRKIDDALDSNDAVLFQHLSIRYKKFMAEWGA
- the aceB gene encoding malate synthase A produces the protein MNTDTPSIGVTGKLKNGYETVLTQEALAFIEKLHITFDQRRRELLDARKERQYKIDQGMKLDFLPHTKEIRECDWKVGNIPHDLLDRRVEITGPVDRKMIIHALNSGAKVFMADFEDASSPTWSNMIEGQINLRDANRRAIDFIAENGKEYKLNEQIATLLVRPRGWHLEERHVLVNQEPVSASLFDFGLYFFHNARQLLQNDSGPYFYLPKLECHEEARLWNDVFVYAQNELGIGQGSIKATVLIETITAAFEMEEILYELKEHAAGLNCGRWDYIFSYIKKFRNNPSFLLPERTQVTMTVPFMRAYTQLVIKTCHKRGAFAIGGMAAQIPVKNDAQANKVAFGKVREDKLREVKDGHDGTWVAHPSLVPVALDVFNEFMEGKNQLHRLRDDVVVDAEALVQLPEGTITEEGLRKNIHVGMEYIAAWLDGSGAVPIFHLMEDAATAEISRTQVWQWVRHKDAQLEDGIPITLDLVKGYIQQEKQAILEKGKQGRFKEGTLDKAVVLFEELIDNDEFVEFLTLPAYELLED
- a CDS encoding competence protein ComK gives rise to the protein MINLKNFRAEYEINEFTMVIFPFEWEGKLFAKVLEEEQEIYVSLSPIKIIENSCKFYCSSFEGRKQGTKTVSGYTHKPPIVIDQMNDIFFFPTASPTNENCIWVSLHYAYEYNSTPSANTHVTFPNNTSVEIPVSKTSFETQVYRTSVVRSKLQQRVSRKRHSMNQSLVGAPRFVYRARR
- a CDS encoding DUF421 domain-containing protein; the protein is MDLIVDVLKVLFRVGTILPIMLLVTLFMGKRSIGELPVFDFLVILTLGSVVGADIAEPSVNHLPTVAAVIAIALLQKLIAWWKIKNHRVGRFLSFEPTMVMYDGQFHLQNMKKISYSIDNILQMLREKGIFRAEDVHFALVEANGELSVQLKPGKDTVKLEDFKLPPTKTALEIAVIIDGRIQKEALTFLKLSEAWLKEELLRQDIIHEKDVFYAGVNENNQLHVSLRTQATEVTLPIFH
- the aceA gene encoding isocitrate lyase; the encoded protein is MNREERIAKLEENWAMDQRWNGVERPYSAEEVIRLRGSIDIEHTLAKRGANKLWDLLHQQDYVHALGALTGNQAIQQVKAGLKAIYLSGWQVAADANLSGHMYPDQSLYPANSVPHVVKRINQALQRADQIQHMEGKEDVDYFAPIVADAEAGFGGQLNVFELMKGMIESGASGVHFEDQLSSEKKCGHLGGKVLLPTQTAVKNLVSARLAADVMGTPTVLIARTDADAADLITSDIDFNDQQFLTGERTAEGFYRTRAGIDQAIARGLAYAPYADLIWCETSEPNLEQARAFAEAIHEKFPGKLLAYNCSPSFNWKAKLDDATIETFQQQIAQFGYKFQFVTLAGFHALNHGMFELARGYRDRGMGAYSELQQAEFNSEQHGYTATRHQREVGTGYFDEVAKLVSGGTSSTTALKGSTEDEQFYQKS